The following proteins are co-located in the Anaerolineae bacterium genome:
- a CDS encoding response regulator transcription factor, with the protein MSQPIKIIIADSNFDHARKLKEFLDQQPGMSVVGIVQDGQGVVDSCKEVCPDLILLDLHLPVLDSIKTIQRITAYNEGIRILTTSSIPDDRYALEAVKAGAWGYIEKNDDNETTINTIRQVADGDVSLNPALAASILAEFHRLTG; encoded by the coding sequence ATGAGTCAGCCCATTAAAATCATCATAGCTGATAGCAATTTTGACCACGCCCGGAAATTAAAAGAATTTCTTGACCAACAACCAGGGATGAGCGTGGTCGGTATTGTGCAAGATGGTCAGGGGGTGGTAGACAGTTGTAAAGAAGTCTGCCCGGATTTAATTTTATTGGATTTACATTTGCCGGTGCTGGATAGTATTAAGACCATCCAACGGATCACGGCCTATAACGAGGGCATCAGAATATTGACCACTTCCTCCATTCCTGACGACCGCTATGCCCTGGAAGCGGTGAAAGCAGGCGCCTGGGGATATATTGAAAAGAATGATGATAATGAAACGACGATAAATACCATTCGGCAGGTGGCCGACGGTGATGTTTCGCTCAATCCGGCTCTGGCCGCCTCAATTTTGGCAGAGTTCCACCGTCTCACCGGATAG
- a CDS encoding response regulator transcription factor produces the protein MDKIRILLVDDHALFREGLRFLLEDQEDEDIEVVGEAEDGLEAVKLVSQLKPTVVLMDINMPVLDGVEATRLILKKDASVGIIILTMYPQDEYVFEAVKAGAKAYLLKDTRSRELLEVIKAVHQGQVVINPQMTIRLLDEFRQIASREEEPLKLQPLTEREQKILVLVAEGASNKDIAAELKLSERTVKNYLSIIFQKLQVNNRTEAAIRAMRDGLVEEQ, from the coding sequence ATGGATAAGATCAGGATTTTACTGGTAGATGACCATGCGCTTTTTAGAGAAGGACTGCGTTTTCTATTAGAGGATCAAGAGGATGAAGATATTGAAGTGGTGGGGGAGGCCGAGGATGGTTTAGAAGCGGTCAAGCTGGTGTCCCAATTAAAACCAACGGTAGTGTTGATGGACATTAATATGCCGGTTCTTGACGGCGTTGAGGCCACCCGGTTGATTCTCAAAAAGGACGCCTCGGTGGGTATTATCATTTTAACTATGTATCCCCAGGATGAGTACGTTTTTGAGGCTGTTAAAGCCGGAGCCAAAGCCTATCTGCTCAAAGACACCCGCTCCAGGGAATTACTGGAGGTTATTAAAGCAGTGCATCAAGGTCAGGTGGTGATAAACCCCCAGATGACCATCCGTTTATTGGATGAGTTTCGGCAGATTGCCAGCCGGGAAGAAGAACCGCTCAAACTTCAACCTTTAACCGAGCGCGAGCAGAAAATTTTGGTTTTGGTGGCCGAAGGAGCCAGTAACAAAGATATTGCGGCTGAACTAAAGCTGTCTGAGCGCACGGTTAAAAATTACCTCTCCATAATATTTCAAAAACTTCAAGTCAATAACCGAACCGAAGCGGCCATCCGGGCTATGCGCGATGGCCTGGTTGAAGAGCAATAA